The following coding sequences lie in one Arachis ipaensis cultivar K30076 chromosome B05, Araip1.1, whole genome shotgun sequence genomic window:
- the LOC107641613 gene encoding pre-mRNA-splicing factor SLU7-like — protein sequence MKANIARKEAAAEDPTPTEEKKLATWGTDVPDDIVLDDKLLAEALKKEDQRKREEKDERKRKYNVRWNDEVTAEDMEAYRMKRVHHDDPMKDFLH from the exons ATGAAGGCTAATATTGCCCGTAAGGAGGCTGCTGCAG AGGATCCTACACCTACAGAGGAGAAAAAGCTTGCTACATGGGGAACTGATGTCCCTGATGATATAGTCCTGGATGACAAGTTGCTAGCTGAGGCCCTCAAAAAG GAGGATCaaaggaaaagagaagagaaagatgaGAGGAAGCGTAAATATAATGTCAGATGGAATGATGAG GTTACTGCTGAGGATATGGAGGCATACAGGATGAAGAGAGTACACCATGATGATCCAATGAAAGACTTCCTACACTGA
- the LOC107639935 gene encoding pre-mRNA-splicing factor SLU7-A-like: MATASVAFKSREDHRKQIELEEARKAGLAPAEVDEDGKEINPHIPQYMSSAPWYLNAERPSLKHQRKWKSDPNYTKSWYDRGAKIFQADKYRKGACENCGAMTHDAKSCMERPRRVAFVLRQHFLEASMRRMFTLTTTLLFGAHGGGTTNGAISAASRPYVIAIALVLLV; this comes from the exons ATGGCCACCGCTTCAG TGGCATTCAAGTCCAGGGAGGACCATCGCAAACAGATCGAGTTAGAGGAAGCACGTAAAGCTGGGCTTGCACCAGCTGAGGTGGATGAAGATGGTAAAGAAATTAACCCTCACATTCCCCAGTATATGTCATCTGCACCTTGGTATCTTAATGCTGAGAGACCT AGTTTAAAACATCAAAGGAAGTGGAAATCCGATCCCAATTACACCAAATCATGGTATGATAGAGGTGCTAAAATTTTCCAGGCTGACAAGTACAGGAAAGGTGCATGTGAAAA CTGTGGAGCTATGACACATGATGCTAAGTCATGCATGGAAAGACCAAGGAGAGTCGCTTTTGTATT GAGGCAGCACTTCCTAGAAGCAAGTATGAGGAGGATGTTTACATTAACAACCACACTACTGTTTGGGGCTCATGGTGGAGGGACCACCAATGGGGCTATAAGTGCTGCAAGCAGACCATACGTAATAGCTATTGCACTGGTGCTGCTGGTATAG